One window of Bactrocera tryoni isolate S06 chromosome 2, CSIRO_BtryS06_freeze2, whole genome shotgun sequence genomic DNA carries:
- the LOC120769523 gene encoding protein rolling stone-like — protein MFDSAQKWCTNVFHPFAKEFQLKKFSLKHQPIDDFAKSQWQKGSRSLCWLIYRWLLAAFFIAVVCDTMINLFYAGKWFIYLTAWGFFLCMLTSLYGAIIVSIYYWRPHDFAAHPIVFKMYWVSYWTTLVLATVITLVYWSLLYPYDKSGVSLTYNLLGHASNSILMVLDHMLVAFPTRIFHFVYPIGMGVIYVIFSLIYYFAGGVDTHGDHYIYTILDWAQPETAVITIIICFALLAIMSFLLFGLYKLRCFIYRKINKSVLVLQV, from the exons ATGTTTGATTCGGCGCAAAAATGGTGCACGAACGTTTTCCATCCGTTCGCCAAGGAgtttcaattgaaaaagttcAGCTTGAAACATCAACCAATCGATGATTTTGCCAAATCACAA TGGCAGAAGGGTAGCCGCTCGTTGTGTTGGCTAATCTATCGCTGGCTCTTAGCAGCCTTTTTCATTGCCGTCGTATGCGACACAATGATCAATCTTTTTTATGCCGGCAAATGGTTTATATACCTGACCGCATGGGGTTTCTTTCTCTGTATGCTCACAAGTCTGTATGGCGCTATTATAGTTAGCATATATTATTGGCGACCACATGATTTCG CTGCCCACCCGATTGTCTTCAAAATGTATTGGGTTTCTTATTGGACCACTTTGGTATTGGCGACCGTCATTACACTTGTCTACTGGAGCCTTCTTTATCCAT ATGACAAGAGCGGAGTTTCGTTGACCTACAATTTACTTGGACATGCCAGCAATTCCATTCTGATGGTGTTAGATCATATGTTGGTTGCATTTCCCACACGCATTTTCCACTTCGTGTATCCCATTGGAATGGGCGTGATTTATGTCATATTTTCCCTTATCTATTATTTTGCCGGAGGCGTAGACAc ACACGGGGACCATTATATATATACGATTTTAGATTGGGCCCAACCAGAGACAGCGGTAATaactattattatttgctttgcaTTACTTGCAATTATGTCTTTTCTACTCTTTGGGCTGTACAAACTGCGTTGCTTCATTTACCGAAAGATCAATAAGTCCGTTTTAGTGCTTCAAGTTTGA